Part of the Acidobacteriota bacterium genome, GAACATGCCGACACCGGACACAGCCGCCGTGTATCCGGGGCTGTGCCTGTTTGAAGCGACGGCGGTGTCCGAGGGCCGTGGCACGACGCGGCCGTTCCACCTGCTCGGATTGCCCGGCGCCGACGCGCCGGCACTGGCCCGCCACTGCCGGGACCGCCTTGACGCGGCCGGACAGGCCGGCGTTACCGTGGTCCCCGCCATGTTCAGACCGCAGTTCCAGAAGCATGCGGGAAGGGTCTGTGCCGGCGTGGAACTGCGGGTGGTCGATGGAGAAGCCCTTGAGCCTGTGCGTCTCGGGTTCGAACTCCTTCTCGCCTTTCGCGACGTGCTGGGGCCTGCCTTCGACTGGCGCGCCGAACCGTACGAGTTCGTGTCGGATACGCCGGCCGTCGACCTGCTCGCCGGTACCGACCGTTTCCGGCTAGCGCTCGAGGCGCCGGATGCGCTGGAACGCTGGTTCGCGAGCTGGCGTGATGATGAGAAGGAGTTCCGCGCGGAGCGCGAACCGGTCTTGCTGTACTCCTGAAGCACTGCCACAATCCGGCTGGCGGCGGGTCGCTCCCGGTCCGGCCGCTTGTAGTTGAGTCTTGCCGACCCGAGCACGAACCGAGGTGCAGCCGATGCCGCGGATCCTGATTGCCGACTCCCTGGCGCCGGCCGGTGTCGAGTTGCTGCGCGAAAACGCGGAGGTGGACCAGCTTCGAGACGAGGACCGTCCACGGCTCGCCTCATTGATCGCGGACTACGACGCGGTCATCGTGCGCAGCGGCACCGAGATCACACGGGAGGTTCTCGAGGGAGGGGAGCGTCTCAAGGTAGTGGGCCGTGCAGGTGTGGGCGTCGACAACATCGACATCGCAGCCGCCACGCAGCGCGGCGTGCTGGTGATCAACGCACCGACCGCGAACTCGCTTTCCGCCACCGAGCACACCTTCGCCCTGCTACTGGCGCTGGCGCGGCGGATTCCGTCAGCGGACGCCTCGCTCAAGGCGGAGCGCTGGGAGCGCAAGAACCACGTCGGCAGCGAGTTGCAGGGAAAGGTGCTCGGCGTGATCGGCTTCGGCCAGATCGGGCAGCGGGTGGCCACCCGGGCGCGGGCTTTCGAAATGGAAGTGCTCGCCTACGACCCGTTCCTGCAGGCGGAGGTCGCGCGGCGCCTCGATGTCGAACCGGTGACTCTTGACGATCTGCTCGCGGGGTCGGACTTCATCACCTTCCACACGCCGTTGACGGACCAGACCAGGAACATGCTCGACGAGTCGCGCATCGCCCTGATGAAGGACGGCGCCGTCGTGATCAATGTCGGGCGCGGCGGCGTCGTCGACGGCGAGGCTCTGCTGGCGGCGCTCGAGTCCGGCAAGCTCGCGGGCGCCGGTCTGGATGTGTTCCCCGTGGAACCGCCATCGGACTACCGGCTGGCCGCCCATCCGAAAGTGGTGGCCACGCCCCACATCGGCGCCCAGACGACCGAGGCGCAGGAGCGCATCGCTACCGAGACGGCCCGCATGGTGCTCGCCGCGCTCCGCGGCTCGCTCGCGGTGTCGGCGGTGAATCTGCCGTTCCGATCATCCGGATCTCGGGGTGAACCCTTCCTGCGGCTGGGCGAGCAGCTCGGCCGGCTGGCCGCGGTCGCGCTTGGGGGCAGCCTGCGGCGGGTCCAGGTCGATCTCTGGGGCATCGACGCCGAACTGCGCAAGTCGGTCGCCGTGGCGGCGCTCAAGGGTGCCCTGATTCCGTCCTGCGGCGAGGGCGTCAACTACGTCAACGCGGAGCGAACGGCCGCCGACCGCCGCGTAGAACTCGTGCAGGCCACGCACAGCGACCAGGCCGCGTACGCCCACTTGGTCCGGGTCCGGGCGGTCGGCGCCGAGCCGCCGACCGGAGCCTGGATGGCCGACGGCGTGGCCGAGGCTTCGGGCACGACCTACCGCCACGGCGAGATCCACGGCGATCTGCGAGTCGTTTCCTTCGCCGGCTTCCAGCTCGAGTTCCAGCCCCGCGGCCTGCTGCTGTTCCTGCGCAACCGCGACGTGCCAGGCTTCGTCGGCCGGTTGGGCACTCTGCTCGGCGACGCCGGAATCAACATCGCCGACATCCACCTGTCCCGGGAGCCGGACGGTGACGCCATCGCCGTGTTGCGGCTCGACCAGGTCCCGGACGACGCCTGCATGGATGCGCTGCTGGCGGTGGACGAGGTGATCGCGGTCGACCTGGTCGACCTCACCTGAACGGGCCGGCCCGACCCTCGTCAGCCCGAAAGAAAGGCGGCGATGCCGGCGTCTTTCAGGCGCTGCAGCACGGCGTCGGCCGCTTGCCTGCGTTTACGCTCGATCTGGACGCGGTGCACTCCTCGTCCTCTTGTGATCTTCACGTTGTCGAGGTCGAGTTCGCGGCGGAGGCGTCGGGCCAGCGCCACGGCACTGCTGCGCTTACTGAAGGCGCCGGCCTGGATGGTGAAGCCGCGCTCGCGGTCCCCGTTCGCCCTGCTCGCGCGGCCGCCGGGGGCGGGATAGGAGATCGGTAGTTGACGCCTTTTCGGTGCCAACCGCACGACCTTGATGCGGACGTTCGCCAGGCCCTGACCGAACATCTCGAGCTGTCTGGCGGCTCCGACGGAGAGGTCGATGATCCGGCCCTTGATGAAGGGACCGCGGACGTTGATCGGGACCCTCAGCTTCTTGCCATTGTCCTGGTTCTTGACCAGCACGACCGTTCCCAGCGGCAACTGCTTGTGCGCGGCCGAGATGCGGTTCATGTCGTAGGTCTCACCGCTTGCGGTGGGGCGGCCATGGAACTTGGCGCCGTACCAGGACGCCAGTCCTTCCTGCGTGGTTCCGCGGTTCGGTGATTCGAGGCGGGTGGTCGAGGCGCAGCCGACTAGCGCGCCGGCGGCGAGGACCGCGGCAAGCGCGGCTGCGAGCAGGCGGCGGGTGCCGTCCTCGGGACGCGAGCGCGGCCGGTACATCGGGTTCGCTACACCCGCGGCGCCTCGACCGCCGCGGCCCGGTGCCGAGCCAGTGCCGGTTCCACGGCTTCGGCGAGGAAATCGTCGACCTGCTGCGCTGAACGACCGGTGAAGGAGTCCGCGTCGATGAGGGATTCGAGTTCGTCGCGTCCGAGACCGAACGACGAGTCGGCCGCGATCAGGTCGATCAACGGGTTCGGTTCTCCCGCGGAAACCCGCGCGTACGCCTCGAGACTGTGCCGGCGAATGCGTTCGTGCAGTTCCTGACGGTCGCCGCCGCGCAGCGACGCTTCCATCAGGAAGGTCTCGGTGGCCATGAACGGAAGCTCTCGCCTCACCCGGGCCGCCGTGGCTGCTTCATTGACCCGCAGCCCCTGGGCGATGTTCGCAGCCAGAAGCAACACGGCATCGACGGTCAGAAAGCAGTCGGTCAGCACGAGGCGGCGGTTCGCCGAGTCGTCGAGGCTGCGCTCGAGCCACTGAGTGCCGGCGTTCAGCGCCCCGTGTAGTGAGTCGCTCATCACCCGCCGCGACAGCGAGCACATGCGCTCGGCCCGCACCGGGTTGCGCTTGTACGCCATCGCCGAGGAACCGACCTGGTTTTCGTCGAACGGCTCGGACAGTTCACCAACACCCTGTAACAGTCGCAGGTCGCTGCCGAACTTGTGGCAGCTCTCCGCGGTTCCGGACAGCGTGTGCAGAACCTGACTGTCCTGCTTGCGCGGGTAGGTCTGGCCGGTGATCCGCCAACTCGCCTCGAAGCCGAGCGCCGAGGCCACCCGGGCGTCGAGTTCGCGGACCTTGCCGTGGTCTCCGCCGAACAGAGTCAGGAAGGAGGCCTGGGTGCCCGTCGTGCCCTTGGCGCCCCGGCAGCGCAGCCGGTCGCGGCGGTTCGCGACTTCCTCGAGGTCGGTCAGGAAGTCCTGGAGCCAGAGACACGAGCGCTTGCCCAACGTGGTCAACTGGGCCGACTGGAAATGGGTGTAGGCGAGTGCGGTCGTGCTCCGCTCCCGGCGCGCGAAGCTGGCCAGCTCGGCCACCGTGGCCGCCAGCCGTCCCGCAACCAGGTCGAGAGCATCCCGGACGATCAGAGCGTCGGTGTTGTCGGTGATGAACGCCGACGTCGCGCCGAGATGCAGGATGCTGCCGGCGTCGCCGCTGACCTCGGCGAAGTGCCGCAGATGGGCCACCACGTCGTGGCGTGTCTCCCGTTCCAGCGTGGCTACTCGCTCCAGGTCGAGTTCGTCTGCATGCTCGCGCAGCGCGGTAAGCTGTCCTTCGCTGATCGGCAGACCCAGCGCGGCCTGGTTCTCGGCCAAACAGATCCAGAGCCGCCGCCAGGTCCGGAACCGGTGCCGGGCCGAGAACAGCCGCGCCATCTCGGCACTCGCGTAGCGCTCGTGAAGCGGATTCTGCGGTGCTTCCCTGGCTTCGGCCATGCGCGCAGTCTACCAGCGTAAGTTGTTGGCGAACCTACGCTTATCCCATGTTTCCGCTCCTCTACGCGCGATCGAGGAGGCGGAGCATGAGGGCCTTCTGGGTGTGCATGCGATTCTCGGCCTGGTCGAAGACGCGGCTCTGGGGGCCGTCGACGACGGAGGCGGTGACTTCTTCGCCCCGGTGGCAGGGCAGGCAGTGGAGGTAGATCGCGTCGCTCTTGGCCCGGGCCATCAGATCGGCGTCGACGGTGTAGCCCTCGAAGTCCGCGAGGCGCTGCTTTCGTTCCTTCTCCTGCCCCATCGAGGTCCAGACGTCGCTGTAGACGGCGTCCGCGCCGGCGGCGGCGGCGTGCGGGTCGGTTCCGGTTTCGATCCCGGCGCCAGTGTCGGTGGCGAGCGCGCCCGCGAGTTCGAGGTACTTGTCCGCTACTTCGTAGCCCGGCGGTGAGGCGATGGAGAAGTCGAGGCCGGCACGGGCGCAGGCGATCATCAATGAATGGGCGACGTTGTTGCCGTCGCCGATGTAGGCGACCCGGCGGCCGCGCAGGTCACCGAACTCCTGGCGGACGGTCATCAGGTCGGCGAGTGCCTGGCAGGGGTGCAGTTCGTCGGTCAACCCGTTGATCACGGGAATCGTGGCGTGTTCTGCCATCTTGACCACGGTGCTGTGCTCGAAGGTACGCAGCATGAGGAGATCCACGTAACGGGACAGGACGCGGGCGGTGTCGGCGATCGTTTCCCCGCGGCCGATCTGCAG contains:
- the serA gene encoding phosphoglycerate dehydrogenase; the encoded protein is MPTRARTEVQPMPRILIADSLAPAGVELLRENAEVDQLRDEDRPRLASLIADYDAVIVRSGTEITREVLEGGERLKVVGRAGVGVDNIDIAAATQRGVLVINAPTANSLSATEHTFALLLALARRIPSADASLKAERWERKNHVGSELQGKVLGVIGFGQIGQRVATRARAFEMEVLAYDPFLQAEVARRLDVEPVTLDDLLAGSDFITFHTPLTDQTRNMLDESRIALMKDGAVVINVGRGGVVDGEALLAALESGKLAGAGLDVFPVEPPSDYRLAAHPKVVATPHIGAQTTEAQERIATETARMVLAALRGSLAVSAVNLPFRSSGSRGEPFLRLGEQLGRLAAVALGGSLRRVQVDLWGIDAELRKSVAVAALKGALIPSCGEGVNYVNAERTAADRRVELVQATHSDQAAYAHLVRVRAVGAEPPTGAWMADGVAEASGTTYRHGEIHGDLRVVSFAGFQLEFQPRGLLLFLRNRDVPGFVGRLGTLLGDAGINIADIHLSREPDGDAIAVLRLDQVPDDACMDALLAVDEVIAVDLVDLT
- the argF gene encoding ornithine carbamoyltransferase, with product MPAHLLSIADLEEGQLESILDLSLGLQARPDAHRSTLHGKSIGLYFEKSSTRTRVSFEVGMGQLGGQAIFLSARDLQIGRGETIADTARVLSRYVDLLMLRTFEHSTVVKMAEHATIPVINGLTDELHPCQALADLMTVRQEFGDLRGRRVAYIGDGNNVAHSLMIACARAGLDFSIASPPGYEVADKYLELAGALATDTGAGIETGTDPHAAAAGADAVYSDVWTSMGQEKERKQRLADFEGYTVDADLMARAKSDAIYLHCLPCHRGEEVTASVVDGPQSRVFDQAENRMHTQKALMLRLLDRA
- the purB gene encoding adenylosuccinate lyase; the protein is MAEAREAPQNPLHERYASAEMARLFSARHRFRTWRRLWICLAENQAALGLPISEGQLTALREHADELDLERVATLERETRHDVVAHLRHFAEVSGDAGSILHLGATSAFITDNTDALIVRDALDLVAGRLAATVAELASFARRERSTTALAYTHFQSAQLTTLGKRSCLWLQDFLTDLEEVANRRDRLRCRGAKGTTGTQASFLTLFGGDHGKVRELDARVASALGFEASWRITGQTYPRKQDSQVLHTLSGTAESCHKFGSDLRLLQGVGELSEPFDENQVGSSAMAYKRNPVRAERMCSLSRRVMSDSLHGALNAGTQWLERSLDDSANRRLVLTDCFLTVDAVLLLAANIAQGLRVNEAATAARVRRELPFMATETFLMEASLRGGDRQELHERIRRHSLEAYARVSAGEPNPLIDLIAADSSFGLGRDELESLIDADSFTGRSAQQVDDFLAEAVEPALARHRAAAVEAPRV
- a CDS encoding septal ring lytic transglycosylase RlpA family protein, with amino-acid sequence MYRPRSRPEDGTRRLLAAALAAVLAAGALVGCASTTRLESPNRGTTQEGLASWYGAKFHGRPTASGETYDMNRISAAHKQLPLGTVVLVKNQDNGKKLRVPINVRGPFIKGRIIDLSVGAARQLEMFGQGLANVRIKVVRLAPKRRQLPISYPAPGGRASRANGDRERGFTIQAGAFSKRSSAVALARRLRRELDLDNVKITRGRGVHRVQIERKRRQAADAVLQRLKDAGIAAFLSG